One region of Neisseria mucosa genomic DNA includes:
- a CDS encoding cell division protein FtsK — MLWSVLIIILLLAIGIVFLLHKKQEQDWKRELVRLKRGRDFDENPDAAYELTEEAKTAGNKTIARLRLLAAQHDYKKRTQTLSDDSSFSPSSLAEAMGAFQVSPSVQEDAADSSPAYETSSETDFEPEYLHEPEFPQTPDIPPKKVRPNAHKPEQYPEIVPFETSDTPEYTPGLVTGGAFEEITLEEATRSLTEAAVQEWEEHQTAKQNPVAITTESEPEIRLVRTSVTPMKGLEVIDFNDPVLRRTRERVKSYVDSIHLEKAGRPHIETAQTALRTAERESIPSTANYYGQKDEINVIDIQNNLAMRRAARDKLAAAVAPVRGYQPQIIEDEDIFANLKLPANRRRTLKHSEAAAEKITRRQLSKQEAESVEQSTAKPTSSFTARSQAPVLSRKAAVPAKLSRAVRENTFISRPPAPDATVIEPPPVPPVPAPAVDIPKPPKFDLPENKIDIPEPPVFRNHPSVSVFESEVNAHISNNPEISIHDYLIRESASDTIKDVDSETDNDTADVFGRDLPHEQTSSENIETNETPWFDGDDDWDAASDDLTAPQTNSIHLPTTALLLPPQFDPAATQTEEELLNNSITIEEKLAEFKVKVKVVDSYSGPVITRYEIEPDVGVRGNSVINLEKDLARSLGVASIRVVETIPGKTCMGLELPNPKRQMIRLSEIFNSPAFAESKSKLTLALGQDITGQPVVTDLGKAPHLLVAGTTGSGKSVGVNAMILSMLFKATPEDVRMIMIDPKMLELSIYEGIPHLLAPVVTDMKLAANALNWCVNEMEKRYRLMSHVGVRNLAGFNQKIMEAATQGMKIANPFSLTPDDPEPLEKLPFIVVVVDEFADLMMTAGKKIEELIARLAQKARAAGIHLILATQRPSVDVITGLIKANIPTRIAFQVSSKIDSRTILDQMGAENLLGQGDMLFLPPGTGYPQRVHGAFASDDEVHRVVEYLKQFGEPDYIDDILMSGTTDDLPGISRSSDSEVDPMYDDAVSVVLKTRKASISGIQRQLRIGYNRAARLIDQMEADGIVSPAETNGNRTVLAQSSEHLD, encoded by the coding sequence ATGTTGTGGAGCGTGCTGATTATTATTTTATTGCTTGCCATCGGCATCGTGTTTTTACTGCATAAAAAACAAGAACAAGATTGGAAACGCGAGCTGGTCCGTCTGAAACGCGGCAGGGATTTTGACGAAAATCCGGACGCAGCGTACGAACTTACGGAAGAAGCAAAAACCGCAGGCAACAAAACCATCGCCCGCCTGCGTCTTTTGGCTGCGCAACACGACTACAAGAAACGTACGCAAACGCTTTCAGACGACTCCTCTTTCTCTCCAAGCTCGCTGGCGGAGGCTATGGGCGCATTCCAAGTTTCCCCTTCCGTACAAGAAGATGCGGCAGATTCATCGCCCGCATACGAAACGTCGTCTGAAACCGATTTCGAGCCGGAATACCTCCACGAGCCTGAATTTCCCCAAACACCCGACATCCCCCCCAAAAAAGTCCGTCCAAATGCCCACAAACCTGAGCAATATCCGGAAATCGTACCGTTCGAAACGTCCGATACGCCGGAATATACGCCCGGCTTGGTAACAGGCGGTGCCTTCGAAGAGATTACTTTGGAAGAAGCCACCCGCTCGCTGACTGAAGCTGCCGTCCAAGAATGGGAAGAGCATCAAACCGCCAAACAAAACCCCGTTGCCATCACTACTGAAAGCGAACCGGAAATCCGTTTGGTACGGACATCGGTTACACCGATGAAAGGTTTGGAAGTCATTGATTTCAACGACCCTGTCTTACGCCGTACGCGCGAACGCGTCAAATCTTATGTGGATAGCATCCATCTGGAAAAAGCCGGCCGTCCCCATATCGAAACGGCACAAACCGCTTTGCGTACTGCCGAACGTGAATCCATCCCCTCTACGGCCAACTATTACGGTCAAAAAGACGAAATCAACGTCATCGACATCCAAAACAATCTCGCCATGCGCCGTGCCGCTCGCGACAAACTTGCCGCAGCCGTTGCCCCTGTGCGCGGATACCAGCCTCAAATTATTGAAGATGAAGATATTTTTGCCAATCTGAAACTGCCTGCAAACCGCCGCCGCACACTCAAGCACTCCGAAGCTGCCGCAGAAAAAATAACCCGTCGTCAACTGTCTAAACAAGAAGCAGAAAGTGTTGAACAATCAACGGCGAAACCCACCTCATCCTTTACAGCAAGAAGCCAAGCTCCTGTTCTCAGCCGAAAAGCGGCGGTTCCCGCCAAACTGTCCCGCGCCGTTCGTGAAAACACTTTTATTTCCCGGCCGCCCGCTCCTGACGCAACCGTCATCGAACCGCCTCCCGTACCGCCCGTACCGGCACCTGCGGTCGATATTCCGAAACCGCCCAAATTCGATTTACCCGAAAACAAAATCGACATTCCCGAACCACCCGTGTTCCGTAATCATCCGTCCGTTTCCGTATTTGAGTCGGAAGTTAACGCACACATCAGCAACAATCCGGAAATCTCTATACATGATTACCTGATTCGCGAATCGGCAAGCGACACAATTAAGGACGTTGATTCCGAAACAGACAACGATACCGCGGATGTATTCGGACGCGACCTGCCACACGAGCAAACGTCGTCTGAAAACATTGAAACCAATGAAACACCGTGGTTTGACGGCGACGATGATTGGGACGCGGCTTCAGACGACCTCACCGCCCCGCAGACGAACAGCATCCATCTGCCGACTACCGCCCTGCTCCTCCCGCCCCAATTCGACCCGGCCGCCACGCAGACCGAAGAAGAATTGTTAAACAACAGCATCACCATCGAAGAGAAACTGGCAGAATTTAAGGTCAAAGTCAAAGTCGTGGATTCCTATTCCGGTCCGGTGATTACGCGTTACGAAATCGAACCTGATGTCGGCGTGCGCGGCAATTCGGTTATAAACCTTGAAAAAGACCTTGCCCGTTCGCTCGGTGTTGCCTCTATCCGCGTCGTCGAAACCATACCCGGCAAAACCTGCATGGGCTTGGAGCTGCCGAACCCGAAACGCCAAATGATACGCCTGAGCGAAATCTTCAATTCGCCCGCGTTTGCCGAATCCAAATCCAAGCTGACGCTCGCGCTCGGTCAGGACATTACCGGTCAGCCCGTCGTTACCGACTTGGGCAAAGCACCGCATTTGTTGGTTGCCGGTACAACCGGTTCGGGTAAATCGGTCGGCGTTAATGCCATGATTTTATCTATGCTCTTCAAAGCAACGCCTGAAGACGTGCGCATGATTATGATTGACCCGAAAATGCTGGAATTGAGCATTTACGAAGGCATTCCGCACCTGCTCGCGCCTGTCGTTACCGATATGAAGCTGGCGGCCAATGCGCTCAACTGGTGCGTCAACGAAATGGAAAAACGCTATCGTCTGATGAGCCATGTAGGCGTTCGCAACCTTGCTGGCTTCAATCAAAAAATCATGGAAGCTGCCACACAAGGCATGAAAATTGCCAACCCGTTCAGCCTGACGCCTGACGATCCTGAACCTTTGGAAAAACTGCCGTTTATCGTAGTCGTGGTTGACGAGTTCGCCGATTTGATGATGACCGCAGGCAAGAAAATCGAAGAACTGATTGCCCGCCTTGCCCAAAAAGCCCGCGCAGCAGGCATCCATTTGATTCTTGCCACACAACGCCCCAGCGTCGATGTCATCACAGGTCTGATTAAAGCCAACATCCCGACACGCATCGCCTTCCAAGTATCCAGCAAAATCGACAGCCGTACGATTCTCGACCAAATGGGCGCGGAAAACCTGCTCGGACAAGGCGATATGCTGTTCCTGCCGCCTGGTACAGGTTATCCGCAACGCGTCCACGGCGCATTCGCTTCAGACGACGAAGTACACCGCGTAGTCGAATATTTGAAACAATTCGGCGAACCCGATTACATCGACGATATTCTGATGAGCGGCACAACCGACGATCTGCCGGGTATCAGCCGCAGCAGCGACAGCGAAGTTGATCCGATGTATGACGATGCCGTCTCTGTCGTTCTGAAAACGCGCAAAGCCAGCATTTCCGGCATTCAGCGTCAATTACGCATCGGCTACAACCGCGCCGCCCGCCTGATTGACCAAATGGAAGCAGACGGCATCGTTTCGCCTGCCGAAACCAACGGCAACCGTACCGTTTTGGCGCAAAGCAGCGAACATTTGGACTAA
- a CDS encoding thiol peroxidase: MAQITFHDNPVHTSGDLPAVGQTAPAFSLTAGDLSDKTLADFAGKRKVLNIFPSVDTGVCAQSVRTFNQRASSLDNAVVLCISADLPFAQARFCGAEGLDNVINLSTFRSSFAADYGVALTDSPLRGLTARAVVVLDENDKVLHSELVAEIANEPDYDAALAVL; this comes from the coding sequence ATGGCTCAAATTACCTTCCACGACAACCCTGTCCACACTTCCGGCGACCTGCCAGCCGTCGGTCAAACCGCGCCTGCATTCAGCCTGACCGCTGGCGATCTATCCGACAAAACTTTGGCGGATTTTGCGGGCAAACGCAAAGTGTTGAACATTTTCCCAAGCGTCGATACCGGCGTATGCGCCCAATCCGTGCGTACGTTTAACCAACGCGCGTCTTCTTTGGATAACGCGGTCGTTCTGTGCATTTCAGCCGACCTGCCGTTTGCCCAAGCACGTTTCTGCGGCGCGGAAGGTTTGGACAATGTTATCAACCTGTCTACGTTCCGCAGCAGCTTTGCCGCCGATTACGGCGTCGCCCTGACCGACAGCCCGTTGCGCGGACTGACTGCGCGTGCCGTTGTGGTTTTGGACGAAAACGACAAAGTCCTGCACAGCGAACTGGTTGCCGAAATCGCCAACGAGCCTGATTACGACGCGGCTTTGGCTGTTTTGTAA
- a CDS encoding homoserine dehydrogenase (catalyzes the formation of L-aspartate 4-semialdehyde from L-homoserine) yields MKPVNIGLLGLGTVGGGTAAVLQDNAAEISRRLGREVRISAVCDLSEEKARQTCPSAAFVKDPFELVAREDVDVVVELFGGTGIAKDAVLKAIENGKHIVTANKKLLAEYGNEIFPLAEEKNVMVQFEAAVAGGIPIIKALREGLAANRIRSIAGIINGTSNFILSEMREKGSAFADVLKEAQALGYAEADPTFDIEGNDAGHKITIMSALAFGTPMNFPACYLEGISKLDSRDIKYAEELGYRIKLLGITRKTDKGIELRVHPTLIPESRLLANVNGVMNAVRVNADMVGETLYYGAGAGALPTASAVVADIIDIARLIDADTGHRVPHLAFQPAQVQAQTILPMDEITSSYYLRVQAKDEPGTLGQIAALLAKENVSIEALIQKGVIDQTTAEIVILTHSTVEKNIKRAIEAIEALSCVEKPITMIRMESLHD; encoded by the coding sequence ATGAAGCCAGTAAACATCGGTCTTTTAGGTTTAGGTACGGTCGGCGGCGGTACGGCTGCCGTGTTGCAGGACAATGCGGCGGAAATCAGCCGTCGTTTGGGACGCGAAGTGCGCATCAGTGCCGTATGCGACTTGAGCGAAGAAAAAGCCCGCCAAACCTGTCCGTCCGCAGCCTTTGTCAAAGACCCGTTCGAACTGGTCGCGCGTGAAGACGTCGATGTCGTCGTCGAATTGTTCGGCGGTACCGGCATCGCCAAAGATGCGGTATTGAAAGCCATTGAAAACGGCAAACACATCGTTACCGCCAACAAAAAACTGCTCGCCGAATACGGCAACGAAATCTTCCCGCTGGCGGAAGAAAAAAACGTCATGGTGCAATTTGAAGCGGCAGTAGCGGGCGGCATCCCGATTATCAAAGCCCTGCGCGAAGGCCTCGCCGCCAACCGCATCCGCAGCATCGCCGGCATCATCAACGGCACCAGCAACTTCATCCTCTCCGAAATGCGCGAAAAAGGCAGCGCGTTTGCCGACGTATTGAAAGAAGCGCAAGCATTGGGCTACGCCGAAGCCGATCCGACCTTCGACATCGAAGGCAACGACGCGGGCCACAAAATCACCATCATGAGCGCGCTGGCATTTGGCACGCCGATGAACTTCCCCGCCTGCTACCTCGAAGGCATCAGCAAACTCGACAGCCGCGACATCAAATACGCCGAAGAACTCGGCTACCGCATCAAACTTCTGGGCATCACCCGCAAAACCGACAAAGGCATCGAATTGCGCGTCCATCCGACCCTGATTCCCGAAAGCCGCCTCTTGGCAAACGTCAACGGCGTGATGAACGCCGTGCGCGTCAACGCCGATATGGTCGGCGAAACCTTATATTACGGCGCGGGTGCGGGCGCACTGCCGACCGCTTCCGCCGTGGTCGCCGACATCATCGACATCGCCCGCCTGATTGACGCCGATACCGGCCACCGCGTGCCGCACCTAGCGTTCCAGCCCGCCCAAGTCCAAGCGCAGACCATCCTGCCTATGGACGAAATCACCAGCAGCTACTACCTGCGCGTCCAAGCCAAAGACGAACCGGGTACGCTGGGGCAAATCGCCGCGCTTTTGGCAAAAGAAAACGTGTCCATCGAAGCCTTAATCCAAAAAGGCGTCATCGACCAAACCACCGCCGAAATCGTGATTCTGACCCACAGCACGGTCGAGAAAAACATCAAGCGCGCCATCGAAGCCATCGAAGCATTAAGCTGCGTGGAAAAACCAATCACCATGATCCGCATGGAAAGCCTGCATGACTGA
- a CDS encoding rod shape-determining protein RodA — translation MLIEENKTDETLSLTAYRAGAIEAGGKTYTAPIIWRNGKIEAMNVQTPSELTAADLFQTTSDSDGLPEVIIIGTGEKQQFLHPKIAAELAAHGIGLECMNTASACRTLVLLQGEGRSVWAWLWV, via the coding sequence ATGCTGATTGAAGAAAACAAAACCGATGAAACCCTAAGCCTGACCGCTTATCGGGCGGGCGCAATCGAAGCGGGCGGCAAAACCTACACCGCGCCCATCATCTGGCGCAACGGCAAAATTGAAGCAATGAACGTGCAAACGCCGTCTGAACTGACTGCCGCCGACCTGTTTCAGACGACCTCCGATTCGGACGGCTTGCCCGAAGTCATCATTATCGGCACGGGGGAGAAGCAGCAGTTCCTCCATCCGAAAATCGCCGCCGAACTTGCCGCACACGGCATCGGGTTGGAATGTATGAACACAGCCTCCGCCTGCCGAACGCTGGTGTTGCTGCAAGGCGAAGGGCGCAGCGTTTGGGCTTGGCTGTGGGTGTGA
- a CDS encoding phosphomannomutase/phosphoglucomutase, with protein sequence MANIARDIFKAYDIRGIVGKTLTNEAAYLIGKAISTRAAEKGITRIALGRDGRLSGPELMEHIQHGFTDSGIDVLNVGMVATPMLYFAAINECGGSGVMITGSHNPPDYNGFKMMLGGDTLAGEAIQELLALIEADKLTASDKKGSVTEKDISGEYHNHIVGHVKLKRPMKITIDAGNGVGGAFAGKLYKGLGNEVTELFCEVDGNFPNHHPDPSKPKNLQDLIAALKNSDAEIGLAFDGDADRLGVVTKDGNIIYPDRQLMLFAQDVLSRNPGAKVIFDVKSTRLLAPWIKEHGGEPVMEKTGHSFIKSTMKKTGALVAGEMSGHIFFKERWFGFDDGMYAGARLLEILSAFDNPSEVLNSLPQSISTPELNIDLPEGSNGHQVIDELAAKAKFEGATEIITIDGLRVEFPDGFGLMRASNTTPILVLRFEADSDEAIERIQNQFKAVIESNPALKWPL encoded by the coding sequence ATGGCAAACATTGCCCGCGACATCTTCAAAGCCTACGACATCCGAGGCATTGTCGGCAAAACCCTGACCAACGAAGCCGCCTACCTTATCGGTAAAGCCATCTCCACCCGAGCCGCCGAAAAAGGCATTACCCGCATCGCACTCGGACGCGACGGACGCTTGAGCGGCCCCGAACTGATGGAACACATCCAGCACGGCTTTACCGACAGCGGCATCGACGTCCTCAATGTCGGCATGGTCGCCACCCCCATGCTGTATTTCGCCGCCATCAACGAATGCGGCGGCAGCGGCGTGATGATTACCGGCAGCCACAACCCGCCCGATTACAACGGCTTCAAAATGATGCTCGGCGGCGATACCCTCGCAGGCGAAGCCATCCAAGAACTGCTTGCCCTGATCGAAGCCGACAAACTGACCGCTTCCGATAAAAAAGGCAGCGTAACCGAAAAAGACATTTCCGGCGAATACCACAACCACATCGTCGGCCACGTCAAACTCAAACGCCCCATGAAAATCACCATCGACGCGGGCAACGGCGTAGGCGGCGCATTCGCAGGCAAACTCTACAAAGGTTTGGGCAACGAAGTGACCGAACTTTTCTGCGAAGTGGACGGCAATTTCCCCAACCACCATCCCGACCCTTCCAAACCGAAAAACCTGCAAGATTTGATTGCCGCGCTGAAAAACAGCGACGCCGAAATCGGCTTGGCTTTTGACGGCGATGCCGACCGCTTGGGCGTCGTGACCAAAGACGGCAACATTATTTATCCCGACCGTCAGCTCATGCTGTTCGCCCAAGACGTTTTGAGCCGCAACCCCGGCGCGAAAGTCATCTTCGACGTCAAATCCACCCGCCTGCTGGCTCCGTGGATTAAAGAACACGGCGGCGAACCCGTTATGGAGAAAACCGGCCACAGCTTCATCAAGTCCACCATGAAAAAAACCGGCGCGCTGGTTGCCGGCGAAATGAGCGGACACATCTTCTTCAAAGAACGCTGGTTCGGCTTCGACGACGGCATGTACGCCGGCGCACGCCTCTTGGAAATCCTGTCTGCCTTCGACAATCCGTCCGAAGTGTTGAACAGCCTACCGCAAAGCATTTCCACGCCCGAACTCAACATCGACCTGCCCGAAGGCAGCAACGGCCATCAGGTTATCGACGAACTCGCCGCCAAAGCCAAATTCGAAGGCGCGACCGAAATCATCACCATCGACGGCCTGCGCGTAGAATTCCCCGACGGCTTCGGTCTGATGCGCGCCTCCAATACCACGCCGATTTTGGTGTTGCGCTTCGAGGCAGATTCCGACGAAGCCATCGAGCGGATTCAAAACCAATTCAAAGCCGTCATCGAAAGCAATCCTGCGCTGAAATGGCCGCTGTAA
- a CDS encoding oxygen-dependent coproporphyrinogen oxidase encodes MHTEAVLTVLKNLQNQICTALEQEDGGAVFAREEWTGKLGVGETRVLKNGAVFEQAGVNFSHVKGSKMPVSATAHRPELAGAAFEAMGVSLVIHPKNPYVPTSHANVRFFIAYPEGGEPVWWFGGGFDLTPFYPFEEDILHWHTVARDVCAPFGEAVYPEFKKWCDEYFYLKHRGETRGVGGLFFDDLNRWNFDTCLNFIKAVGEGYIEAYLPIVAKRKNTPYGERERDFQLYRRGRYVEFNLVWDRGTLFGLQSGGRTESILMSMPPLVRFEYQYAPEEGSPEARLNEFLTARDWLSEIQ; translated from the coding sequence ATGCATACCGAAGCCGTTTTAACCGTATTGAAAAACCTGCAAAACCAAATCTGCACCGCGCTTGAGCAAGAAGACGGCGGGGCGGTGTTTGCGCGTGAAGAATGGACGGGCAAGTTGGGCGTGGGCGAAACCCGCGTATTGAAAAACGGCGCGGTATTCGAGCAGGCGGGCGTGAATTTTTCGCATGTGAAGGGCAGTAAAATGCCCGTTTCGGCAACGGCGCACCGCCCTGAACTGGCGGGCGCGGCGTTTGAGGCGATGGGCGTGTCGCTGGTGATTCATCCGAAAAATCCGTATGTACCGACCAGCCATGCGAACGTGCGCTTTTTTATCGCGTATCCGGAAGGCGGCGAGCCTGTGTGGTGGTTCGGCGGCGGCTTTGATTTGACGCCGTTTTATCCGTTTGAAGAAGATATTTTGCACTGGCACACGGTCGCGCGGGACGTGTGCGCGCCGTTTGGGGAAGCGGTTTATCCCGAGTTCAAAAAATGGTGCGACGAGTATTTTTACCTGAAACACCGCGGCGAAACGCGCGGCGTGGGCGGTTTGTTTTTCGACGATTTGAACCGCTGGAATTTCGACACCTGCCTGAATTTCATCAAGGCGGTCGGCGAAGGCTACATCGAAGCGTATTTGCCGATTGTGGCGAAACGCAAAAACACGCCGTATGGCGAACGCGAGCGCGATTTCCAGCTTTACCGGCGCGGGCGTTATGTAGAATTTAATTTGGTTTGGGACAGGGGTACGCTGTTCGGCCTGCAAAGCGGCGGGCGCACGGAAAGCATTTTGATGTCCATGCCGCCTTTGGTGCGTTTCGAGTATCAATACGCGCCCGAAGAAGGTTCGCCCGAAGCGCGGCTGAACGAGTTTCTCACCGCCCGCGACTGGCTCTCGGAGATCCAATAA
- a CDS encoding assimilatory sulfite reductase (NADPH) flavoprotein subunit: MTPANPLPTELSAQLAALSPTQLAWLSGYCWAQSQGAAGGLSVSAAPAVAAPARRVLVLSASQTGNARGVAESLHAKLKNAGVEAVLSSAGDFKSKTLPDEDIVLLVTSTQGEGEPPEEALPLYKFVFGKKAPDLGKLTFAVLGLGDSSYPNFCQAGKDFDAKFAELGARRLNDLGICDLEFQSAADAWIEAVVPQVAELAVQTAAASVATPAALQTAGTVYTKDKPYTATLSVRQKITSRSAEKDVEHIEIDLSGSGLHYQAGDALGVLPLNAPALVQEILDLHQLSGEEKIRLSDDLETDIRTALTESADITQNTPALVQQYAELSGSEELKTTAADKARLDAYLAATPPVGVFAAHPHPLDAQTLFQLFRPQTPRLYSIASAQDEVGEEVHLTVGVVRFEHHGNTYTGAASGYLGERLEEGGEVRVFVEPNPNFRLPADGNTPVIMIGAGTGIAPFRAFMQQRDANGDNGKNWLIFGNQRLADDFLYQLEWSDYRKDGILTRADLAWSRQGEHKVYVQHKIAEHAAEVWNWLQQGAHLYVCGDATRMARDVETALINVIETQGKLSRDDAEDYLNEMREDKRYQRDVY, translated from the coding sequence ATGACCCCAGCCAACCCGCTTCCCACCGAACTTTCCGCACAACTCGCCGCCCTCTCGCCTACACAGCTCGCTTGGCTTTCCGGCTACTGCTGGGCGCAAAGTCAAGGGGCGGCGGGCGGTTTGAGTGTTTCCGCCGCTCCTGCCGTTGCAGCCCCCGCGCGACGCGTGTTGGTCTTATCCGCCTCGCAAACGGGCAATGCGCGCGGCGTTGCCGAATCTTTACACGCCAAACTCAAAAACGCCGGCGTAGAAGCCGTATTGAGCAGCGCGGGGGACTTCAAAAGCAAAACCCTGCCCGATGAAGACATCGTGTTATTGGTAACATCCACGCAAGGCGAGGGCGAGCCGCCCGAAGAAGCCCTGCCGCTGTATAAATTCGTCTTCGGCAAAAAAGCCCCCGATTTGGGCAAACTCACTTTTGCCGTCTTGGGTTTGGGCGATTCTTCCTATCCTAATTTCTGCCAAGCGGGCAAAGACTTTGACGCCAAATTCGCCGAACTGGGCGCACGTCGTCTGAACGACTTGGGCATCTGCGATTTAGAGTTCCAAAGCGCCGCCGACGCGTGGATAGAAGCCGTCGTCCCACAAGTTGCCGAGCTTGCCGTGCAAACCGCCGCAGCATCCGTTGCAACACCTGCTGCCCTTCAAACCGCAGGCACTGTCTATACCAAAGACAAACCCTATACCGCCACCCTGTCCGTCCGCCAAAAAATCACGTCCCGCTCTGCCGAGAAAGACGTGGAGCACATCGAAATCGACCTGTCCGGTTCCGGGCTGCACTATCAGGCAGGCGACGCATTGGGCGTACTCCCGCTCAACGCTCCCGCTTTGGTTCAAGAAATCCTCGATTTGCACCAATTAAGCGGCGAAGAAAAAATCCGCCTTTCAGACGACCTCGAAACCGACATCCGCACCGCCCTGACCGAGTCCGCCGACATCACACAAAACACGCCGGCGCTCGTGCAGCAATATGCCGAGTTGTCCGGCAGCGAAGAACTCAAAACCACAGCCGCCGACAAAGCCCGATTGGACGCCTACCTCGCCGCCACCCCGCCCGTCGGCGTCTTCGCCGCCCACCCCCATCCGCTGGACGCGCAAACCCTGTTCCAACTGTTCCGCCCCCAAACCCCGCGCCTTTACTCCATCGCCTCCGCGCAAGACGAAGTCGGCGAAGAAGTCCACCTGACCGTCGGCGTCGTCCGCTTCGAACACCACGGCAACACCTACACCGGCGCAGCGTCAGGCTATCTGGGCGAACGCCTTGAAGAAGGCGGAGAAGTACGCGTCTTCGTCGAACCCAACCCCAACTTCCGCCTGCCCGCCGACGGCAACACCCCCGTCATCATGATAGGCGCAGGCACAGGCATCGCCCCCTTCCGCGCCTTCATGCAGCAACGCGACGCCAACGGCGACAATGGCAAAAACTGGCTCATCTTCGGCAACCAACGCCTCGCCGACGACTTCCTCTACCAGCTCGAATGGAGCGATTACCGCAAAGACGGCATCCTCACCCGCGCCGACTTGGCATGGAGCAGACAAGGCGAACACAAAGTCTATGTCCAACACAAAATCGCCGAACACGCCGCCGAAGTTTGGAACTGGCTGCAACAAGGCGCACACCTCTACGTCTGCGGCGACGCCACCCGCATGGCACGCGACGTAGAAACCGCCCTGATCAACGTCATCGAAACCCAAGGCAAACTCAGCCGTGACGATGCCGAAGACTATCTCAACGAAATGCGCGAAGACAAACGCTACCAACGCGACGTTTATTGA
- the glyA gene encoding serine hydroxymethyltransferase (catalyzes the reaction of glycine with 5,10-methylenetetrahydrofolate to form L-serine and tetrahydrofolate), translating to MFSKSVNLAQYDPDLAAAIAQEDQRQQDHVELIASENYVSCAVMEAQGSQLTNKYAEGYPGKRYYGGCEYVDIVEQLAIDRVKELFGAEYANVQPHSGSQANQAVYASVLKPGDTILGMSLAHGGHLTHGASVNISGKLYNAITYGLDENEVLDYAEVERLALEHKPKMIVAGASAYALQIDWAKFREIADKVGAYLFVDMAHYAGLIAGGEYPNPVPFCDFVTTTTHKTLRGPRGGVILCRDNTHEKALNSSIFPSLQGGPLMHVIAAKAVAFKEALQPEFKQYAKQVKINAAAMAEELVKRGLRIVSGRTESHVFLVDLQPMKITGKAAEAALGKANITVNKNAIPNDPEKPFVTSGIRIGSAAMTTRGFNEADARVLANLVADVLANPEDEANLANVRKQITALCDKYPVYGA from the coding sequence ATGTTTTCAAAAAGCGTCAACCTAGCCCAATATGATCCGGATCTGGCAGCCGCCATCGCCCAAGAAGACCAACGCCAGCAAGACCACGTCGAACTGATTGCTTCCGAAAACTACGTCAGTTGCGCCGTGATGGAGGCACAAGGTTCGCAATTGACCAACAAATACGCCGAAGGCTACCCCGGCAAACGCTACTACGGCGGTTGCGAATACGTCGATATCGTCGAACAGTTGGCAATCGACCGCGTCAAAGAACTCTTCGGTGCGGAATACGCCAACGTCCAACCCCATTCCGGCTCCCAAGCCAACCAAGCCGTGTACGCCTCCGTCCTCAAACCCGGCGACACTATCCTCGGCATGAGCCTCGCCCACGGCGGCCATCTGACCCACGGCGCCAGCGTCAACATTTCCGGCAAACTCTACAATGCCATTACCTACGGCTTGGATGAAAACGAAGTCCTCGATTACGCCGAAGTCGAACGCCTCGCGCTCGAACACAAACCCAAAATGATCGTTGCCGGCGCATCTGCCTACGCCCTGCAAATCGACTGGGCGAAATTCCGTGAAATTGCCGACAAAGTCGGTGCCTACCTCTTTGTCGATATGGCGCACTACGCAGGTCTGATTGCCGGCGGCGAATACCCCAACCCCGTCCCATTCTGCGACTTCGTGACTACCACCACCCACAAAACCCTGCGCGGCCCGCGCGGCGGCGTGATTTTGTGTCGTGACAACACGCATGAAAAAGCGTTGAACTCTTCCATCTTCCCAAGCCTGCAAGGCGGCCCGCTGATGCACGTCATCGCCGCCAAAGCCGTTGCGTTCAAAGAAGCCCTGCAACCCGAGTTCAAACAATACGCAAAACAGGTGAAAATCAATGCCGCAGCGATGGCGGAAGAATTGGTCAAACGCGGCTTGCGCATCGTTTCGGGCCGCACCGAAAGCCACGTTTTCCTCGTTGACCTGCAACCGATGAAAATCACCGGCAAAGCCGCCGAAGCCGCATTGGGCAAAGCAAACATCACCGTCAACAAAAACGCCATTCCGAATGACCCGGAAAAACCGTTCGTTACCTCCGGTATCCGCATCGGCTCCGCCGCCATGACCACGCGCGGCTTTAACGAAGCCGACGCCCGAGTCCTCGCCAACCTCGTTGCCGATGTTTTGGCAAATCCTGAAGACGAAGCGAATTTGGCAAACGTCCGCAAACAAATCACCGCGCTTTGCGACAAATATCCCGTTTACGGCGCGTAA